A genomic region of Danio aesculapii chromosome 21, fDanAes4.1, whole genome shotgun sequence contains the following coding sequences:
- the rpl37 gene encoding 60S ribosomal protein L37, with the protein MTKGTSSFGKRRNKTHTLCRRCGSKAYHLQKSTCGKCGYPAKRKRKYNWSAKAKRRSTTGTGRMRHMKVVFRRFRNGFREGTVPKPRRAAVAASSSS; encoded by the exons ATG ACGAAGGGTACGTCATCTTTCGGTAAGCGTCGTAATAAGACGCACACTCTGTGCCGCCGCTGTGGATCCAAGGCGTATCATCTGCAGAAATCCACCTGTGGCAAGTGTGGATACCCTGCCAAGCGCAAGAGAAAGT aCAACTGGAGCGCTAAGGCTAAGAGACGCAGCACCACAGGAACCGGCCGCATGAGACACATGAAGGTCGTTTTCCGCAGGTTTAG AAATGGATTCCGTGAGGGAACTGTTCCCAAACCCCGTCGGGCAGCAGTGGCTGCGTCCAGCTCCTCATAA